In Hyphomicrobiaceae bacterium, the following are encoded in one genomic region:
- a CDS encoding quinone-dependent dihydroorotate dehydrogenase encodes MLNRLYPAARAGLFMLGPEDAHAATISAMEAGLYPRAPKGDAAELAQEVMGLRFANPIGIAAGFDKDARVPDAVLGLGCGFAEIGTVTPKPQSGNPKPRVFRLIADRAMINRLGFNNGGHAAALARLEARRSKGGIVGVNIGANKDADDRAADYVAGIKTFNHLASYFTVNISSPNTPGLRDLQAPAALDELLTKVGAARAQLEAEGQSLRPLIVKIAPDIAEADLPAIVAQLVAHKVDAIAVSNTTLARTGLTDRNAREAGGLSGRPLFERATAMLARVYQETNGAIPLIGIGGIDSPQSALAKIEAGATLLQLYTGLVYEGPGLICAIKDRLAEAVRAAGGRSLGDIRGRKAGEWARRPLG; translated from the coding sequence ATGTTGAATAGGCTCTATCCGGCGGCGCGCGCCGGTCTCTTCATGTTGGGCCCGGAGGATGCGCACGCGGCAACCATCTCGGCCATGGAGGCGGGACTTTATCCCAGAGCGCCCAAGGGTGACGCAGCCGAACTGGCGCAAGAGGTTATGGGCTTGCGGTTTGCCAATCCTATCGGAATCGCTGCCGGGTTCGACAAGGACGCCCGGGTGCCGGATGCGGTGCTCGGCTTGGGATGCGGATTTGCCGAGATCGGCACCGTGACGCCTAAGCCCCAGAGCGGCAATCCGAAGCCGCGCGTGTTTCGCCTGATCGCCGACCGCGCCATGATCAACAGGCTCGGTTTTAACAATGGCGGGCACGCAGCGGCGCTGGCGCGACTGGAAGCGCGCAGAAGCAAGGGCGGCATCGTCGGCGTCAATATCGGCGCCAACAAGGATGCGGACGACCGCGCAGCCGACTACGTTGCGGGGATCAAGACTTTCAATCACCTCGCCAGCTATTTCACGGTCAACATTTCATCGCCCAACACGCCTGGACTGCGCGATTTGCAAGCGCCCGCCGCGCTCGATGAATTGCTGACGAAAGTGGGGGCGGCGCGGGCGCAGCTCGAAGCCGAAGGGCAGTCGCTCAGACCCTTGATCGTAAAGATCGCGCCCGACATCGCGGAAGCCGACCTTCCGGCTATCGTCGCCCAACTTGTTGCTCATAAGGTGGATGCGATCGCCGTGTCCAATACCACGCTGGCGCGTACCGGGCTCACCGATCGTAACGCCCGCGAGGCAGGCGGTCTGTCGGGCCGTCCACTGTTCGAACGCGCGACGGCGATGCTTGCCCGTGTGTATCAGGAGACCAATGGTGCGATCCCGTTGATAGGGATTGGTGGGATCGACAGTCCGCAGTCGGCGCTCGCCAAGATCGAGGCCGGTGCGACGCTGCTGCAGCTTTATACCGGCCTGGTTTACGAAGGACCGGGGCTGATTTGTGCAATCAAGGACAGGCTGGCGGAAGCGGTACGCGCGGCCGGTGGGCGGTCGCTTGGCGACATCCGAGGCCGCAAAGCCGGGGAATGGGCGCGTCGGCCGCTTGGTTGA
- a CDS encoding tetratricopeptide repeat protein, which yields MSNTNWNERDLSSNAANFDPAEGQGCHAADLKELLNTIVSQITEADRRQADTLNQLQERLSTMGRDARSLRDKVPDKYQLAFERIEAGMAELAARISESGPSYPAANVETDHHHATQPFGPATTFSELRTFQDETGMASAPQTIAEAANASEPPMALRSALANSTAWRREENTHKPMHDVDTFDVIESLPGDVTNPWDDDSAEALASVYDKEPDAFPQDAYSSSAGETTRNYPSSDALGSASVADHGWLEKRFAEISKQIETSIAEIRPDESFFALGQRLDQFERSVTQAFENVASQSDFEAIRQLESHMIAIVEHLESSQGQLSRIESIEAQLADIGARLDAIHALADSAAPAYAGDMGEHGGNMDVTAIAKAAADETAARLSEFAQNAGDGSGIHDLRGLLEQSMSNARQSEENTNALLDTLQQAMIRLLDRMDAVEYNQHQAASQLAQPAFQQAPERTFHTEDPYTRQMPDPEPEFDDYAHAESLNDVRRDPDPIGLDEAVAAVAAKTSMLAPRHQVSDSEVDDLAPAKPERSEPEKLRQDFIADARRARMRLAAEAGDDELEVSAPLAAIPREPIAPAPAKAARASKPATTTVSDAPAKKASAISPRVVALSIALAIASGAYLFNPFAKSGVPTGNPGAMMNQTSAPTAPAGDNTAAKANKGNAGADAPPPEADFGTPEKRSQLNLHQMYGSAPASTLAMSGVALAHQATSADAIERSRREQAMASISTRLGQAAAENPAIVSPTALDLAAVPRNDNVADQVDSGHRSALDMPPAMVGPLSLRLAAANGDPSAEFEVGARIAEGKGPDQNFKEAAKWYMRSASKGFAQAQYRLGTLYERGLGMKPDEARAKEWYARAAGQGNIKAMHNLAVLSANGKTGSPDYAIAARYFKDAAARGLSDSQFNLAVLYENGLGVPADMREAYKWLSLAARHGDKEALRRRDIMKGKLTAAELKAAEKMAAGFRPLPTDPLINDARTAGEAWKKNSSDQG from the coding sequence ATGTCCAATACCAACTGGAACGAGAGAGACCTAAGCAGCAATGCTGCAAACTTCGACCCTGCGGAAGGCCAAGGCTGCCACGCCGCCGACCTCAAGGAACTGCTGAACACGATCGTCAGCCAGATCACCGAGGCCGATCGCCGCCAAGCCGATACGCTCAACCAGTTGCAGGAACGCCTGAGCACAATGGGCCGCGACGCCCGTTCGCTGCGCGACAAGGTTCCGGACAAATACCAGCTCGCATTTGAGCGCATCGAGGCCGGCATGGCCGAGCTTGCCGCCCGCATCAGCGAGAGCGGACCATCATACCCGGCCGCGAACGTTGAGACGGATCACCACCACGCGACACAGCCGTTTGGTCCTGCCACGACTTTCTCCGAACTTCGCACTTTCCAAGACGAAACTGGTATGGCGAGCGCACCCCAAACAATCGCCGAGGCCGCCAATGCCTCCGAGCCGCCAATGGCGCTGCGCTCGGCGCTCGCGAACTCGACCGCATGGCGGCGCGAAGAAAACACCCACAAGCCCATGCACGACGTCGACACCTTCGATGTCATCGAAAGCCTGCCGGGCGACGTCACCAATCCTTGGGACGACGATTCAGCCGAAGCGCTTGCCAGCGTCTACGACAAGGAGCCGGACGCATTCCCGCAGGATGCCTATTCATCCTCCGCTGGCGAAACAACACGCAATTATCCCTCAAGCGATGCGCTTGGTTCCGCATCTGTTGCCGATCACGGCTGGCTTGAGAAGCGGTTTGCAGAGATCTCCAAGCAGATCGAGACATCGATTGCCGAGATTCGTCCTGACGAGTCCTTCTTTGCCCTCGGCCAACGGCTCGATCAGTTCGAGCGCAGTGTGACCCAGGCCTTTGAGAACGTCGCATCGCAATCGGATTTCGAGGCGATCCGCCAGCTCGAAAGCCACATGATCGCGATTGTGGAGCACCTGGAATCGAGCCAAGGTCAACTGTCGCGCATTGAAAGCATCGAAGCGCAATTGGCCGATATCGGCGCCCGGCTCGACGCAATCCACGCCTTGGCAGACAGCGCTGCACCGGCCTACGCGGGCGATATGGGCGAGCACGGTGGCAACATGGACGTCACGGCCATCGCCAAGGCGGCGGCCGACGAGACCGCAGCTCGCCTGTCGGAATTTGCGCAGAACGCCGGAGACGGCTCTGGCATCCATGACCTTCGCGGTCTGCTTGAGCAATCCATGTCCAACGCTCGCCAGAGTGAGGAAAACACCAACGCGCTGCTGGATACGCTGCAACAGGCCATGATCCGGCTTCTCGATCGCATGGACGCCGTCGAATACAACCAGCATCAGGCCGCCAGCCAACTGGCGCAACCTGCCTTCCAACAGGCTCCAGAACGGACGTTCCATACCGAAGACCCTTATACGCGCCAGATGCCGGATCCCGAACCGGAGTTCGATGACTACGCACATGCGGAATCTTTGAACGATGTGCGCCGGGATCCTGATCCCATTGGTCTGGATGAAGCAGTAGCCGCAGTGGCGGCCAAGACTTCTATGCTCGCGCCGCGGCATCAAGTTTCCGACAGCGAGGTGGATGACCTGGCCCCAGCAAAGCCAGAACGCTCAGAACCTGAAAAACTGCGCCAGGATTTCATCGCCGATGCGCGCCGCGCCAGAATGCGACTGGCTGCGGAAGCTGGCGACGATGAGCTTGAGGTTTCGGCTCCGTTGGCGGCGATCCCTCGCGAACCCATCGCCCCGGCGCCCGCTAAGGCCGCCAGAGCCTCAAAACCCGCAACGACAACCGTTTCAGATGCGCCCGCGAAGAAGGCATCGGCTATTTCGCCGCGCGTCGTTGCACTGTCCATCGCACTCGCCATTGCAAGCGGCGCCTATCTGTTTAATCCCTTCGCAAAATCGGGCGTGCCGACAGGCAATCCTGGCGCGATGATGAACCAGACATCCGCTCCGACAGCCCCCGCAGGCGACAATACCGCGGCCAAGGCGAACAAGGGCAACGCCGGTGCCGATGCGCCACCGCCGGAAGCGGACTTCGGCACGCCCGAAAAGCGCTCTCAACTGAACCTTCATCAGATGTACGGTAGCGCTCCGGCCTCCACGCTTGCGATGAGCGGCGTCGCTCTGGCGCACCAAGCTACATCTGCCGACGCCATCGAGCGGTCGCGCCGTGAGCAAGCCATGGCCAGCATCTCCACGCGTCTCGGACAGGCTGCGGCCGAAAACCCTGCGATCGTTTCTCCGACGGCCTTAGATCTCGCCGCCGTCCCTCGCAACGACAACGTCGCCGATCAGGTCGACTCCGGACATCGCAGCGCCCTGGACATGCCCCCGGCTATGGTGGGCCCACTTTCACTACGCCTGGCCGCGGCTAACGGCGACCCGTCGGCAGAGTTTGAGGTCGGCGCGCGCATTGCCGAGGGCAAGGGCCCGGATCAGAACTTCAAGGAAGCAGCCAAGTGGTATATGCGCTCGGCATCGAAGGGGTTTGCACAGGCTCAGTATCGCCTGGGCACCTTGTACGAGCGCGGTCTAGGAATGAAGCCCGACGAAGCACGGGCCAAGGAGTGGTACGCACGCGCCGCCGGACAGGGCAACATAAAGGCCATGCATAACCTTGCCGTGCTGAGCGCCAACGGCAAGACGGGCTCTCCCGACTACGCAATCGCTGCCCGCTATTTCAAGGATGCCGCCGCTCGTGGCCTTTCCGACAGCCAATTCAACCTCGCCGTCCTCTACGAAAACGGCTTGGGCGTCCCTGCCGATATGCGTGAAGCCTACAAATGGCTGTCGCTCGCCGCGCGCCACGGCGACAAGGAGGCCTTGCGCCGTCGGGATATCATGAAGGGCAAGCTTACGGCGGCAGAACTCAAAGCAGCAGAGAAGATGGCGGCCGGTTTCCGCCCGCTGCCGACTGATCCGCTCATCAACGATGCCCGGACCGCTGGCGAGGCATGGAAGAAGAACTCTTCCGACCAAGGTTGA
- a CDS encoding ligase-associated DNA damage response DEXH box helicase: MPPLPEPFASWFRARGWTPRQHQLALLAASQRRQSTLLIAPTGAGKTLAGFLPSLVRLSEPGKRARKGAGLRTLYISPLKALACDVARNLEQPIVEMGLKIRTQTRSADTTPARRQHQRKHPPDILLTTPEQVALLLSHPDAPFLFADLDTVILDELHALAPSKRGDLLALDLARLEMLAPGHIRIGLSATVARPSELRAYLMAQKEPDVRADLSGLIEIHGGAKPDIKILEAEVGVPWAGHTTRYAIEEIYEAIAAHRLSLVFVNTRMQAELTFQELWRVNDQNLPIALHHGSLAAAQRRKVESAMAAGSLKAVVATSTLDLGIDWGDVDLVIHVGAPKGASRLTQRIGRANHRLDEPSKAILVPSNRFEVLECRAALQAAEAGAQDAVLSRSGALDVLAQHVLGMACQEPFNPNHLFEEVRSALPYAGLTRTQFDRVIEFVGTGGYALKAYERFAKLRPAENGKLRVANGRVAQQYRLNAGTIVDAPVIKVRLTSPSKRKSGGARALQGGRVLGEVDEYFIEQLSPGDTFAFAGEIVRFEGLRDTEAYVSRSNAKDAMIPSYAGGKFPLSTHLAARVRAILSEPKSWKALPPPVEQWLRLQKRRSSLPGREDVLIETFSRAQRHYLVAYPFEGRLAHQTLGMLLTRRLDRSGAQPLGFVANDYGLAVWGLGDISDLIERGRLSLDELFDQDMLGDDLDAWLAESSLMKRTFRLAAVIAGLIERRHPGKEKSGRQVTMSTDLIYDVLRRHDPGHILLEAAWADAATGLLDIGRLGEFLARIKGRIRHQALERVSPLSVPILLEIGREQVFGAHEDVLRSAAEDLINEATEP; this comes from the coding sequence ATGCCTCCGTTACCTGAGCCCTTCGCATCTTGGTTTCGTGCGCGCGGATGGACGCCACGTCAGCATCAGTTGGCACTTCTGGCAGCATCACAACGCCGCCAGTCCACCTTGCTGATTGCCCCGACCGGGGCCGGAAAGACGCTGGCCGGTTTTCTTCCCTCTCTGGTGCGCCTGTCGGAGCCAGGTAAGAGAGCGCGCAAGGGTGCCGGTTTGCGCACGCTCTACATCTCGCCGCTCAAGGCGCTTGCCTGTGACGTTGCCCGCAATCTTGAGCAGCCCATCGTGGAAATGGGCTTGAAGATTCGAACCCAGACCCGCTCGGCCGACACAACGCCCGCGCGCCGCCAACATCAGCGCAAACACCCTCCTGACATCTTGCTGACGACGCCCGAGCAAGTGGCGTTGCTGCTCAGCCATCCCGATGCGCCATTTCTGTTTGCGGATCTCGATACGGTTATTCTGGATGAGCTGCACGCGCTTGCGCCGTCGAAACGGGGCGACCTTCTGGCGCTAGATTTGGCGCGGCTTGAGATGCTGGCTCCTGGCCACATCCGCATTGGCTTGTCAGCCACCGTAGCGCGCCCGTCCGAGTTGCGTGCCTACCTCATGGCTCAGAAGGAGCCCGACGTCCGCGCCGATCTTTCGGGACTGATCGAGATCCATGGCGGCGCCAAGCCCGACATCAAAATCCTTGAAGCGGAAGTCGGTGTGCCGTGGGCAGGCCATACGACGCGCTATGCCATCGAGGAAATCTATGAGGCGATTGCAGCGCACCGTTTGAGCCTCGTCTTCGTCAATACGCGTATGCAAGCCGAACTGACTTTCCAGGAGCTATGGCGGGTGAACGATCAAAACCTTCCCATCGCCCTCCATCATGGTTCGCTGGCTGCTGCGCAACGTAGAAAAGTGGAGAGCGCCATGGCCGCCGGTTCGCTCAAGGCCGTGGTTGCGACCTCGACACTCGATCTCGGCATCGACTGGGGCGATGTGGATCTGGTTATTCACGTCGGAGCGCCTAAGGGTGCCAGCCGCCTGACACAGCGCATCGGCCGCGCCAATCACCGGCTCGACGAGCCGTCAAAGGCCATTCTGGTTCCGAGCAACCGCTTTGAAGTGTTGGAATGCCGCGCCGCGCTCCAGGCGGCAGAGGCTGGCGCACAGGATGCCGTGTTGTCGCGCTCTGGTGCGCTTGATGTATTGGCTCAGCATGTACTCGGGATGGCGTGTCAGGAGCCGTTTAATCCCAACCATCTTTTTGAAGAAGTCCGCAGCGCGCTGCCGTATGCGGGTTTGACGCGCACACAGTTCGACCGTGTCATCGAATTCGTCGGGACAGGTGGGTACGCGCTCAAAGCCTACGAGCGGTTTGCGAAGTTGCGCCCGGCCGAGAACGGAAAGTTGCGCGTCGCGAATGGCAGGGTCGCCCAGCAATACCGCCTCAACGCAGGAACAATCGTCGATGCGCCCGTCATCAAGGTGCGCCTCACTTCACCGAGCAAACGTAAATCAGGAGGGGCGCGCGCACTGCAGGGCGGGCGGGTTCTGGGCGAAGTCGACGAATATTTCATCGAACAGTTGTCGCCGGGAGATACATTTGCCTTTGCCGGTGAGATCGTGCGCTTTGAAGGCTTGCGCGATACCGAGGCGTACGTCTCCCGCTCGAACGCAAAGGATGCGATGATCCCAAGCTATGCCGGTGGCAAATTTCCGCTGTCCACGCATCTGGCTGCTCGTGTTCGCGCGATCCTGTCCGAACCCAAATCGTGGAAGGCCTTGCCGCCGCCGGTGGAGCAATGGCTACGGCTGCAAAAGCGCCGGTCGTCGCTGCCGGGCCGCGAGGATGTACTTATCGAGACCTTCTCCCGCGCGCAGCGGCACTATCTGGTCGCCTATCCCTTTGAAGGCAGGTTGGCGCATCAGACCCTTGGAATGCTGCTGACCCGTAGGCTCGACCGAAGTGGTGCACAGCCGCTGGGCTTCGTCGCCAACGACTACGGGTTGGCGGTTTGGGGGCTTGGCGATATTTCGGATTTGATCGAACGCGGCCGCTTGAGTCTCGATGAGCTTTTCGATCAGGATATGCTGGGAGACGATCTCGACGCCTGGCTTGCGGAAAGCAGCCTGATGAAGCGTACTTTTCGTCTCGCGGCCGTGATCGCAGGCCTGATCGAGCGTCGTCATCCGGGTAAAGAGAAGTCCGGCCGGCAGGTCACGATGTCGACCGATCTGATCTACGATGTGCTTCGCCGCCATGATCCCGGCCACATTCTGTTGGAAGCCGCATGGGCAGATGCGGCCACGGGGTTGCTCGACATCGGGCGCCTCGGGGAGTTTCTCGCCCGCATCAAGGGCCGAATCAGGCATCAAGCATTAGAGCGCGTCTCACCTTTGTCGGTGCCGATCTTGCTTGAGATTGGCCGGGAGCAGGTTTTCGGCGCGCACGAGGACGTTCTACGGTCCGCCGCCGAGGACCTCATCAACGAGGCGACGGAGCCATAG
- the pdeM gene encoding ligase-associated DNA damage response endonuclease PdeM, producing MSGLRPESLVLSDFSDSPLSVCGKAFRAHMSGALYWPAEDALIVADLHLEKGSHFAARGQMLPPYDTRETLQKLAEVIDVYDAATIIALGDSFHDADALERMDVADRETLSIMLADREWIWIAGNHDGAAGQVIGGHVLDELVVEGITFRHEPAGGARTHEIAGHLHPAARLVMNGTALRRPCFVGNGLRLVLPAFGAYTGGLNVMDDAFMPVFGAEGLSVWMLGQEGVYPVASRLLRAD from the coding sequence ATGTCCGGGCTCAGGCCTGAAAGTCTCGTCTTGAGCGATTTTTCCGATTCTCCATTGTCGGTGTGCGGCAAGGCTTTTCGCGCACACATGTCCGGCGCCCTCTATTGGCCGGCCGAAGACGCACTGATCGTCGCCGATTTGCATTTGGAGAAGGGGTCGCACTTCGCCGCGCGCGGGCAGATGCTGCCACCCTACGATACGCGCGAGACACTGCAAAAGCTCGCTGAGGTGATCGACGTATACGACGCGGCAACGATTATCGCGCTGGGGGACAGTTTCCACGATGCCGACGCGCTGGAGCGCATGGACGTAGCCGACCGCGAGACGCTTTCCATCATGCTGGCTGATCGCGAATGGATCTGGATCGCGGGTAATCATGATGGAGCTGCGGGGCAGGTGATTGGCGGCCATGTCCTCGACGAACTGGTCGTTGAAGGAATTACCTTTCGTCACGAACCGGCAGGAGGCGCACGCACGCATGAGATCGCCGGTCATTTGCATCCCGCCGCGCGCCTTGTGATGAATGGCACGGCATTGCGGCGTCCTTGCTTCGTCGGCAACGGCCTGCGGCTCGTATTGCCGGCGTTCGGCGCCTACACCGGGGGCCTCAACGTGATGGACGACGCCTTCATGCCTGTCTTCGGCGCGGAGGGGCTGTCGGTATGGATGCTTGGCCAGGAGGGCGTGTATCCGGTTGCTTCGCGTTTGCTGCGCGCGGACTGA
- a CDS encoding DUF6460 domain-containing protein has protein sequence MNLRGFLGGHPVAVLIRLILISVLTGIVLSAFGLTPANFFQTLDDFARWLYDLGFFSLEWLLQYLVLGAMVVVPIWFIARLLRSRGIKTD, from the coding sequence ATGAATTTGCGCGGCTTTCTTGGCGGCCACCCGGTCGCGGTGCTCATTCGCCTCATATTGATATCCGTGCTCACCGGCATCGTGCTGTCGGCGTTCGGCCTTACGCCAGCTAACTTCTTCCAAACGCTCGATGACTTTGCGCGCTGGCTCTACGACCTCGGTTTCTTCTCTCTCGAATGGCTGCTCCAGTACCTGGTTCTCGGCGCGATGGTCGTCGTGCCGATCTGGTTCATCGCGCGGCTGTTGCGCTCACGCGGGATCAAAACGGACTGA
- a CDS encoding DUF952 domain-containing protein, whose translation MSAQHCDSGTNNQAPPPVVFKVLAREDWDRARTAGVYNGSPDDLRDGYIHFSAAHQLGATLAKYFRGKTDHLLVAFDVQALGPDLKWEPSRGGDLFPHLYGPLPAALALWQRPLELGADGVPRLQEEWLEC comes from the coding sequence GTGTCAGCGCAACACTGCGATAGTGGAACGAATAATCAGGCTCCCCCTCCGGTCGTATTCAAGGTTCTGGCGCGTGAGGATTGGGACAGGGCACGTACCGCGGGCGTGTATAACGGTTCGCCCGACGATCTGAGGGATGGGTACATCCATTTTTCGGCAGCGCATCAGCTTGGCGCGACGCTGGCCAAGTATTTCCGTGGCAAGACGGATCATCTTCTGGTTGCTTTCGACGTACAGGCATTGGGTCCCGACTTGAAATGGGAGCCATCGCGCGGGGGAGACCTGTTCCCGCATCTTTATGGACCATTGCCAGCTGCCCTCGCGCTCTGGCAAAGGCCCCTTGAACTCGGAGCGGACGGCGTTCCGAGACTTCAAGAGGAATGGCTGGAATGTTGA
- a CDS encoding TIGR02186 family protein — MELARTSLAALSLAVAFATAIPARAQTQPPETIEADVSTRSVAITPDYTGTEILIFGTVEHSRQPSAEAGTYDIVAVVEGMSLPAIVRRKSRVGGLWINTDSVRFSSFPSFYGIATTRPLDEIAEPQTLATYQIGFGYVRMVPSGSIRWAPSTPEQAEEYRTAAIRLKKKDRLFVQSDYGVTFRGRSLFRATISLPANVPVGPLTTRLFLFKDGKMLSQYKSEVMMERTGLERFLHDAAYDSPFLYGLSTVLVAGAAGLFASFAFRRGPR; from the coding sequence ATGGAGTTGGCCCGAACCTCGCTTGCTGCGCTGTCTCTTGCTGTCGCTTTTGCAACAGCCATTCCGGCCCGCGCGCAGACCCAGCCACCTGAAACCATCGAAGCCGACGTCTCCACCCGCAGCGTTGCCATCACACCGGATTATACCGGGACCGAGATCCTGATTTTCGGAACAGTAGAGCATAGCCGTCAGCCGAGCGCAGAGGCGGGAACCTATGACATCGTCGCGGTCGTCGAAGGCATGTCGTTGCCGGCGATCGTGCGGCGCAAGTCGCGGGTCGGTGGACTGTGGATCAACACCGACTCGGTCCGTTTTTCCTCCTTCCCGAGCTTCTACGGTATCGCAACCACGCGCCCGCTCGACGAGATTGCGGAACCTCAAACGCTCGCCACTTATCAGATCGGTTTCGGTTACGTGCGCATGGTTCCATCCGGAAGCATCCGGTGGGCGCCATCGACGCCGGAGCAGGCCGAGGAGTATCGCACTGCTGCCATTCGCCTGAAGAAAAAGGACCGCCTGTTCGTTCAGTCGGATTACGGCGTCACCTTTCGCGGGCGCTCGCTTTTTCGAGCAACCATCTCGCTTCCTGCCAACGTGCCGGTGGGACCGCTGACCACGCGACTGTTCCTTTTCAAGGACGGTAAGATGCTCTCGCAGTACAAAAGCGAAGTGATGATGGAGCGCACAGGGCTTGAGCGCTTCCTGCACGATGCGGCTTATGACTCCCCGTTTCTCTACGGGTTATCGACCGTGCTCGTCGCCGGGGCGGCAGGGTTGTTCGCCTCCTTCGCCTTCCGCCGCGGTCCGCGCTGA
- a CDS encoding sulfite exporter TauE/SafE family protein — translation MYVYLPIAEMSVNVLVLLGLGAAVGFLSGLFGVGGGFLMTPLLMFLGVPPAVAVATGTAHVVASSVSGAITQYRRNNVDVKMGLIMCLGGLVGTTVGVETVRVLRRAGQFDLIISLTYVTFLGVIGALMLIESINTWRKAQAGIVPAGRQSGQHSWVDGLPFKMRFHRSKLYISAIPPICIGMFVGFMAAVMGIGGGFVIIPAMIYLLRMSTSVVVGTSLFQIVFVAALATVLHAMQNKTVDVMLAVVLMAGGVLGAQYGTTVGEKIRGDHWRFSLAVLVLAVCLRMGYDLVAAPSDLYSFGGMHRGP, via the coding sequence ATGTACGTCTACCTGCCGATCGCAGAAATGTCGGTAAATGTCCTGGTTCTTCTGGGACTGGGCGCTGCGGTTGGGTTTCTTTCCGGCCTATTCGGTGTGGGCGGCGGCTTTCTCATGACGCCGCTGCTCATGTTCCTCGGCGTGCCGCCTGCTGTCGCTGTCGCGACCGGAACCGCCCATGTCGTCGCGTCCTCGGTCTCCGGGGCCATCACCCAATACCGGCGCAACAACGTCGACGTGAAGATGGGCCTGATCATGTGCCTGGGCGGCCTGGTGGGCACGACCGTCGGCGTCGAGACCGTTCGCGTGCTGCGCCGAGCTGGGCAATTCGATCTGATCATTTCCTTGACCTACGTGACGTTCCTGGGTGTCATCGGCGCCTTGATGCTGATCGAAAGCATCAACACTTGGCGTAAAGCACAGGCGGGTATCGTCCCCGCTGGGCGCCAGTCGGGGCAGCACAGCTGGGTCGACGGTTTGCCCTTCAAAATGCGGTTTCACCGTTCAAAGCTTTACATCAGCGCCATCCCGCCGATTTGTATCGGCATGTTCGTAGGCTTCATGGCGGCCGTCATGGGCATTGGCGGCGGCTTCGTCATCATACCGGCGATGATCTACTTGCTCCGCATGTCGACCAGCGTGGTCGTCGGCACATCGCTTTTCCAGATCGTTTTCGTGGCCGCGCTGGCGACTGTGTTGCACGCCATGCAGAACAAGACGGTCGATGTGATGCTGGCGGTCGTGTTGATGGCAGGCGGCGTGCTGGGCGCTCAATACGGCACGACAGTGGGCGAAAAGATCCGTGGGGATCACTGGCGGTTTAGCCTGGCCGTGCTGGTTTTGGCGGTCTGCCTCAGAATGGGCTACGATCTGGTAGCCGCCCCAAGCGACCTGTACTCGTTCGGCGGCATGCATCGGGGACCGTGA